Proteins encoded by one window of Emticicia oligotrophica DSM 17448:
- a CDS encoding bifunctional ADP-dependent NAD(P)H-hydrate dehydratase/NAD(P)H-hydrate epimerase — translation MKILSLHQIREADCFTIEHEPIASIDLMERASRAFVNWFCKSFETGDYKVKVFCGLGDNGGDGLAISRMLHPLGYDVEVYVVKYSSKESDNFNININRLKTQIEVNVIDDEQFTLSLNSGDIIIDALLGSGISRSIEGLLKTVVEQINKSEAMIISVDIPSGLLADKPNNQSDTIIKAFHTVSFQVPKLAFMLPQNAEFVGNWHIVDIGLHQTFINKAEVVFFYSTPQEVEKLIKPRAKFSHKGTYGHALLIAGSYGMMGAAILSARACMRSGVGKLTVHSISSGLPILQTVLPEAMYWEVLNDDKFLTTDFKIEDLNSRFQAVGVGPGIGVYEETGISLIKLCRLCKELVIPMVLDADALNIFASQFGDDFTNEIPENSILTPHPKEFRNLVNQSWNNDYEKLELLRKLAIQNKLIVCLKGANTAIALPNGTIHFNSSGNAGMATAGSGDVLTGIITALLAQGYSPDEAAILGVYMHGKAGDIAAEKFGMTSMIASDIIENIRF, via the coding sequence GCCGATTGTTTTACTATTGAGCACGAGCCTATTGCCTCTATAGATTTAATGGAACGAGCTTCCAGAGCATTTGTCAATTGGTTTTGTAAGAGCTTTGAAACAGGAGATTACAAAGTAAAAGTATTTTGTGGTCTTGGTGATAATGGTGGTGATGGCCTTGCCATTTCTAGAATGTTACACCCTTTAGGTTATGATGTTGAAGTATATGTGGTAAAGTATTCGTCTAAAGAATCGGACAATTTTAATATAAATATCAATAGATTAAAAACTCAAATTGAAGTGAATGTTATTGATGATGAGCAGTTTACGTTAAGTTTAAATAGCGGTGATATTATCATTGATGCCCTTTTAGGATCGGGAATTTCAAGGTCAATCGAAGGTTTACTTAAAACGGTAGTTGAACAAATAAATAAGAGCGAGGCAATGATTATTTCGGTAGATATTCCTTCAGGTCTTTTAGCGGATAAGCCTAATAATCAATCAGATACCATTATCAAAGCGTTCCATACTGTATCGTTTCAAGTACCCAAATTAGCTTTTATGTTACCACAAAATGCTGAATTTGTGGGTAATTGGCACATCGTTGATATTGGCTTGCACCAAACATTTATCAATAAGGCTGAGGTTGTTTTTTTCTATTCAACACCACAAGAAGTTGAAAAACTAATTAAGCCAAGAGCAAAATTTTCTCATAAAGGTACTTATGGACACGCTTTGTTGATTGCTGGAAGCTATGGTATGATGGGAGCGGCCATTCTTAGTGCACGTGCTTGTATGCGTTCAGGCGTTGGAAAGTTGACGGTACATTCGATAAGTTCTGGTTTGCCCATTTTGCAAACAGTTTTACCCGAGGCGATGTATTGGGAAGTTTTAAACGATGATAAATTTCTGACGACTGACTTTAAAATTGAAGATTTGAACAGCCGTTTTCAAGCAGTGGGTGTAGGGCCAGGAATTGGTGTTTACGAAGAAACAGGGATTTCCTTGATAAAACTATGTAGGCTATGTAAAGAGTTGGTAATCCCCATGGTCTTAGACGCCGATGCACTTAATATTTTCGCTTCTCAGTTTGGTGATGATTTTACAAACGAAATTCCAGAAAATAGTATTCTTACTCCACACCCCAAAGAATTTAGAAATTTAGTTAATCAATCATGGAATAATGACTATGAAAAGTTAGAGCTATTGCGAAAGTTAGCTATTCAAAATAAACTCATTGTTTGCTTGAAAGGGGCAAATACGGCCATAGCTTTACCTAACGGAACGATTCATTTTAATTCATCGGGGAATGCTGGTATGGCTACTGCTGGCAGTGGTGATGTACTAACAGGTATTATTACAGCTCTTTTGGCACAAGGTTATTCTCCTGATGAAGCAGCAATTTTGGGTGTTTATATGCACGGCAAAGCCGGAGATATAGCAGCTGAAAAATTTGGAATGACCAGTATGATTGCAAGCGATATTATTGAGAATATACGCTTTTAA
- a CDS encoding carbon-nitrogen hydrolase family protein, with the protein MKICLAQIQSYRGEIEKNIQKHVNCIVKAIEMKADFIFFPELSISSYEPTLARTLATTPTDKRFDIFQMLSNQSNITICIGAPLLQALGVSISMLIFQKNLPLKVYSKQILHADELPYFVTCNDEVLISQENNLIAPAICFESLLEKHAEKAAKAKANLYIASVAKSTKGLEKAYNHYPKIAQCFNLTVLMCNSVGPAEDFVAKGQSAVWLSNGEVLGKLDSNSEGLLFFDSEDQTTSSFYF; encoded by the coding sequence ATGAAAATATGTCTTGCACAAATTCAATCTTATAGAGGTGAAATTGAAAAAAATATACAGAAACACGTAAATTGTATTGTAAAAGCCATTGAAATGAAGGCTGATTTTATCTTCTTCCCAGAATTATCAATCAGCTCCTATGAACCAACACTTGCTAGAACTTTAGCCACAACTCCAACCGATAAACGATTTGACATATTTCAAATGCTGAGCAACCAATCAAATATTACCATTTGTATTGGTGCACCACTTTTACAAGCTCTGGGAGTAAGTATTAGCATGCTTATTTTTCAAAAAAATCTTCCGTTAAAAGTATATTCAAAACAGATTCTTCATGCCGATGAGCTACCCTATTTTGTAACATGTAATGATGAAGTTTTAATTTCGCAGGAAAATAATTTGATTGCTCCAGCGATTTGTTTTGAATCGTTATTAGAAAAACACGCCGAAAAAGCGGCCAAAGCTAAAGCTAATTTATATATAGCTAGTGTTGCAAAATCTACCAAAGGTTTGGAAAAAGCTTATAATCACTACCCAAAAATTGCTCAATGTTTTAATTTAACTGTATTAATGTGCAATTCGGTAGGCCCCGCCGAAGATTTTGTTGCCAAAGGTCAATCGGCTGTTTGGCTTTCAAATGGTGAGGTTTTAGGAAAGTTAGATTCCAATTCAGAGGGTTTGTTATTTTTTGATTCAGAAGACCAAACAACAAGTTCTTTTTACTTTTGA
- a CDS encoding OmpA family protein, which yields MKKLLSTLFILSFLNSFGQIITKMPEIDDQTSYETDITKVEIRGNNTIVYFSYQITQASGNNYQFQFPYQNQPRRNSGYTISFNPKSYINGNGKRFKYVKCTGIPELPEEKEVVPGEKYRFIVYFEKLDPGIETFNLIEGKNRPEDSHKYWNFYGVHINNPLVQVPPTDTKKSAPREDEEVMLTIKGKLIDSKTNKPIVGKVLYRYDFDAQKSDSVKTTPTGEFTFKIKPEAYTFIASAKGYENTQESMDLSKLDKSQLFNQSFYLNPIEKEIKKPETVKETPKVVESKKEENKPIMIEENKFRLDKVYFEIGESKLLPNSYEQLNGLLKMLKDDPKMNIIVEGHTDNVGEASQNKRLSLERAYNVREYLISKGIPGYRIQFKGYGDTKPIADNNTEEGRKQNRRVEFLIIE from the coding sequence ATGAAAAAATTATTATCAACACTTTTTATTTTATCTTTTCTCAATAGTTTTGGTCAAATAATCACAAAAATGCCCGAGATTGATGACCAAACCAGCTACGAAACCGATATAACAAAAGTTGAAATTCGTGGCAATAATACCATTGTCTATTTCTCCTATCAGATTACCCAAGCAAGCGGAAATAACTATCAATTTCAATTCCCTTATCAAAACCAACCAAGAAGAAATAGTGGTTATACCATTTCTTTTAATCCTAAAAGCTATATTAACGGAAATGGAAAACGATTCAAATATGTTAAATGTACTGGGATTCCCGAATTACCAGAAGAAAAAGAAGTTGTTCCAGGAGAGAAATATAGATTTATAGTGTATTTTGAAAAACTCGACCCCGGTATTGAAACCTTTAATTTGATAGAAGGTAAAAATCGCCCAGAGGATAGTCATAAATATTGGAATTTTTATGGGGTTCATATCAATAACCCATTGGTGCAAGTTCCACCAACTGATACAAAAAAATCAGCACCTAGAGAAGATGAAGAGGTCATGCTTACAATCAAAGGTAAACTAATCGACTCTAAAACCAATAAACCGATTGTTGGTAAAGTTTTGTACCGTTATGACTTTGATGCACAAAAATCTGATTCAGTAAAAACCACTCCGACAGGAGAATTTACCTTTAAAATTAAACCTGAAGCCTATACTTTTATTGCTTCGGCCAAAGGCTATGAAAATACGCAAGAGAGCATGGATTTATCGAAACTAGATAAAAGTCAACTGTTTAATCAGAGCTTTTATCTAAATCCAATTGAGAAAGAAATCAAGAAACCCGAAACAGTCAAAGAAACGCCAAAAGTAGTTGAGAGTAAAAAGGAAGAAAATAAACCAATAATGATTGAGGAAAATAAGTTTAGGCTTGATAAAGTATATTTCGAAATTGGAGAATCAAAACTTTTACCTAATTCGTACGAACAACTGAATGGTTTATTAAAAATGCTCAAAGATGACCCTAAAATGAATATCATTGTTGAAGGTCATACCGATAATGTGGGCGAAGCAAGCCAAAATAAGCGATTATCACTAGAAAGAGCCTACAATGTTAGAGAATACCTAATCAGCAAAGGAATTCCCGGATATAGAATTCAATTCAAAGGTTATGGCGATACAAAGCCAATTGCTGATAATAACACAGAGGAAGGTCGCAAACAAAATAGAAGAGTAGAGTTTTTAATTATTGAGTAA
- a CDS encoding peptide deformylase: protein MKTLNDLLQLGDPRLYEVCEPVQENELPMVKEWVADLHNVMEEIRAKYKFGRGIAAPQLGIMKRLIYLNLNTPSGSVPYIIINPVFENLSEELFELWDDCMSFPNLLVKVKRHQSLTIKYLDENWQPKVWKVEGAISELLQHEFDHLEGILCTMRAIDNQSFKWRPTPDSN from the coding sequence ATGAAAACCCTTAACGATTTACTACAATTGGGAGACCCTCGTTTATATGAGGTTTGCGAGCCTGTTCAAGAAAACGAATTGCCAATGGTTAAAGAATGGGTGGCTGATTTACACAATGTTATGGAAGAAATCAGAGCCAAATACAAATTTGGTCGTGGAATTGCTGCTCCGCAGTTGGGTATTATGAAGCGATTAATTTATTTGAATTTGAATACACCTTCAGGAAGTGTTCCATACATTATTATTAATCCAGTATTTGAGAATTTGAGTGAAGAGCTATTTGAACTTTGGGATGATTGTATGTCTTTCCCAAATTTGTTGGTCAAAGTTAAACGCCATCAATCATTGACTATTAAGTATTTAGACGAAAATTGGCAACCCAAAGTTTGGAAAGTGGAAGGGGCAATTTCTGAACTTTTACAACATGAATTTGACCATCTTGAAGGTATTCTTTGTACCATGCGAGCCATTGATAATCAATCTTTTAAATGGAGACCAACTCCCGATTCTAATTGA
- a CDS encoding flavin reductase family protein has protein sequence MLTLNPKELDSRVFYSYMTGAVAPRPIAFASTIDKEGNVNLSPFSFFNIMGINPPILVFAPNNRGRDGSKKDTIVNLEEIPEVVINIVDYNMVQQMSLSSVEYPKGTNEFIKAGFTEEKSILVQPPRVKESKAQFECKVLEIKQIGTMNMVICEVIMAHFSELILNEHNKIDQTKTDWVARMGGDWYVRANNDSMFEVEKPNTKIGIGYDAIPESIRLSKILTGNHLGQLGNIEELPSQEEVLAYKESSVMQNIIEQVMYGCAFLDNLLHAEAAKLLEQNKVKEAWLVLLQSF, from the coding sequence ATGCTAACGTTAAATCCAAAAGAATTAGATTCAAGAGTTTTTTATAGCTACATGACGGGTGCAGTAGCCCCAAGACCCATTGCTTTTGCGAGTACAATTGATAAAGAAGGTAATGTAAATCTGAGTCCATTTAGTTTTTTTAATATTATGGGTATAAATCCCCCAATTTTGGTTTTTGCTCCAAATAATCGAGGACGTGATGGCTCTAAAAAAGATACAATTGTAAATCTTGAAGAAATTCCTGAAGTAGTCATCAATATTGTTGATTACAATATGGTACAGCAAATGTCACTCTCAAGTGTAGAATATCCAAAGGGTACAAACGAATTTATAAAAGCAGGATTTACGGAGGAAAAATCTATTTTAGTTCAACCGCCAAGAGTAAAAGAATCAAAAGCACAATTTGAATGTAAAGTACTGGAAATCAAACAAATTGGCACCATGAACATGGTTATTTGTGAGGTAATTATGGCTCATTTTTCTGAACTAATACTAAATGAACACAACAAAATAGACCAAACAAAAACCGATTGGGTAGCACGCATGGGAGGAGATTGGTACGTGCGGGCGAATAATGATTCGATGTTTGAAGTAGAAAAACCAAACACCAAAATTGGCATTGGTTATGACGCCATTCCTGAAAGTATCAGATTATCTAAAATACTTACAGGTAATCATTTAGGGCAATTAGGAAATATTGAAGAATTACCAAGCCAAGAAGAAGTTTTAGCTTACAAGGAATCTTCAGTCATGCAAAATATTATTGAGCAAGTAATGTACGGCTGTGCATTTCTTGATAATTTATTACATGCCGAAGCAGCCAAATTATTGGAACAAAATAAAGTCAAAGAAGCATGGTTGGTACTATTACAATCGTTTTGA
- the fahA gene encoding fumarylacetoacetase — MNTWLDISKDSDFSIFNLPFGIFSKKKSKPSVGCRIGEWVIDLELARKLGLLEIPRNIFNQNSLNPFIGLGRKRCNEVRLQIQEWLSVENSPLKRHFYALFHKIDELNLHMPVKVGDYTDFYSSIEHATNAGKIFRPDNPLYPNWKHIPIAYHGRASSIVVSGTDIHRPMGQFKPADSASPIYGYTKELDFELEIGAIIGRNSQQGEQIKVADAENYVFGFVLFNDWSARDIQRWETLPLGPFLGKNFASSISPWVVMIDALEDFRVNGPIQDPTPLPYLQVDGARNFDIKLAVRLNESTICKTNFKYMYWNIAQQVAHHTVNGCNLKIGDILASGTISGSEANSYGSLLELNWAGKNTISLNDGQTRTYLENGDRVSMHGFCEKDGKRVGFGEVFGKIV, encoded by the coding sequence ATGAATACTTGGCTCGATATATCTAAAGATAGCGACTTTTCAATATTTAATCTTCCATTCGGAATTTTCAGTAAAAAAAAATCAAAACCAAGCGTAGGTTGCCGAATTGGTGAATGGGTAATTGATTTAGAACTTGCTCGAAAGTTAGGACTACTTGAAATTCCTAGAAATATTTTCAATCAAAATTCTCTTAATCCATTTATTGGGCTGGGGCGTAAACGCTGCAATGAAGTCAGATTACAAATCCAAGAATGGTTATCAGTTGAAAATTCTCCTTTAAAAAGACATTTTTATGCCCTTTTTCATAAAATTGATGAATTAAACTTACACATGCCCGTAAAAGTTGGTGATTATACTGATTTTTATTCAAGCATTGAACACGCGACCAATGCAGGAAAAATTTTCAGACCAGATAATCCACTTTATCCAAATTGGAAACATATTCCGATTGCTTATCATGGAAGAGCCAGTTCGATTGTAGTTTCGGGTACTGATATACACAGACCGATGGGGCAATTTAAACCCGCAGATTCTGCTAGTCCAATTTATGGATATACTAAAGAATTAGATTTTGAATTAGAAATAGGTGCTATTATTGGAAGAAACAGCCAACAAGGAGAACAAATAAAAGTAGCAGACGCCGAAAATTATGTTTTTGGATTTGTACTTTTCAATGATTGGTCGGCTCGTGATATTCAACGTTGGGAAACTTTACCTTTAGGCCCATTTTTAGGTAAAAACTTTGCCTCTTCAATTTCTCCATGGGTGGTAATGATTGATGCATTAGAAGATTTTCGTGTGAATGGCCCCATTCAAGACCCTACGCCATTGCCATATCTACAAGTAGATGGTGCAAGGAATTTTGATATCAAACTTGCGGTTAGATTAAACGAAAGCACCATCTGTAAGACAAATTTTAAATATATGTATTGGAATATTGCCCAGCAAGTAGCCCACCACACGGTGAATGGATGCAACTTAAAAATTGGCGATATTTTAGCATCTGGAACTATCAGTGGCTCTGAAGCAAATTCTTATGGTTCATTACTTGAGCTAAATTGGGCAGGTAAAAACACAATTAGTTTAAACGATGGACAAACCCGAACATATCTCGAAAATGGAGATAGAGTTTCGATGCACGGTTTTTGCGAAAAAGATGGAAAACGTGTTGGGTTTGGAGAAGTCTTTGGTAAAATAGTTTAA
- a CDS encoding MarR family winged helix-turn-helix transcriptional regulator: MTHLDKRSYYFKIDTTIKRIRSFMQKGLTDGGIDLTVDQWVVIDHIKPKAGISQNDLAVDTAKDAPTITRILDLLVEKGLVRRQMADDDRRKFNIYLTEEGEKLHENALVVIADIRRKSWGSLTDEDYDHLVRIMDTIYKNVSDK; the protein is encoded by the coding sequence ATGACTCACTTAGATAAGCGTTCTTACTATTTCAAGATTGATACCACCATCAAACGAATCAGAAGTTTCATGCAAAAGGGACTTACTGACGGCGGAATTGACTTAACTGTTGACCAATGGGTGGTTATTGACCACATTAAGCCCAAAGCAGGGATTAGTCAAAATGACTTGGCAGTAGATACCGCTAAAGATGCTCCAACGATTACCAGAATCTTAGATTTATTGGTTGAAAAAGGATTAGTTAGACGCCAAATGGCCGATGATGACCGACGTAAATTTAATATTTATTTGACCGAAGAAGGTGAAAAACTGCACGAAAATGCATTAGTGGTCATTGCTGATATTCGAAGGAAATCTTGGGGTAGTTTAACCGATGAAGATTACGACCATCTGGTGAGAATTATGGACACGATTTATAAAAACGTGAGCGATAAATAA
- the phhA gene encoding phenylalanine 4-monooxygenase, whose amino-acid sequence MNQNYQAYTSADQEVWKLLFERQMQKLPAIASIDYLEGIDKAGFTAEHIPNFDTEINPRLQALTGWTVVACEGLVPIKEFFELLASKKFPASTWLRTKEQLEYLEEPDMFHDTFGHIPLLTNQAFCDFLAEFSVISLKYIHIEEAIKLLQKLYWFTVEFGLIRENNQLKIYGGGIISSSGESVYSLVSGVPERVTYNIEKILNTEVKIDAYQKKYFVIESYEQLYQSLKKFEEILERQLLVYQ is encoded by the coding sequence ATGAATCAAAATTATCAAGCATACACCTCCGCCGACCAAGAAGTTTGGAAATTACTTTTCGAACGACAAATGCAGAAATTACCTGCAATTGCCAGCATTGATTACTTAGAAGGAATTGATAAGGCTGGCTTTACAGCAGAACATATTCCGAATTTTGATACAGAAATAAATCCAAGACTTCAAGCATTAACTGGATGGACAGTTGTGGCGTGTGAGGGTTTAGTACCAATTAAGGAATTTTTCGAACTTTTGGCATCGAAAAAGTTTCCAGCCTCAACATGGCTTAGAACTAAAGAGCAATTAGAATATTTAGAAGAACCTGATATGTTTCATGATACCTTCGGGCATATTCCTTTGTTGACAAATCAAGCTTTTTGCGATTTCCTCGCTGAGTTTAGTGTTATTTCTCTCAAGTATATTCATATTGAAGAAGCAATAAAATTGCTCCAAAAACTTTACTGGTTTACGGTAGAATTTGGACTGATTCGTGAAAATAACCAATTAAAAATTTATGGTGGCGGAATCATTTCTTCAAGCGGAGAAAGTGTCTATAGTTTAGTGAGTGGGGTTCCCGAAAGAGTGACCTATAATATTGAGAAGATTCTAAATACAGAGGTTAAAATTGATGCTTATCAAAAAAAATACTTTGTCATTGAATCTTACGAACAACTTTATCAATCATTAAAAAAATTTGAAGAAATTTTAGAACGTCAATTATTAGTGTATCAATAA
- the hppD gene encoding 4-hydroxyphenylpyruvate dioxygenase, with protein MLLQETQNITDQKNDFLPINGTDYIELYVGNCKQAAHYYQTAFGFQPLAYAGLETGLRDRESYVVQQGKIRLVLTSPLHGNTEIGRHIDQHGDGVKVVALWVDDASDAYYETISRGAKPYFEPVVEEDENGKVVRSGIHTYGDTVHIFVERNAYKGIFLPNFRPWNPVYRPAPVGLKYIDHIVGNVGWNAMNEWVNFYSNVMGFNQLVSFDDKDISTEYTALMSKVMSNGNGRIKFPINEPAEGKKRSQVEEYLDFYEGAGVQHLAVATDDIITTVTHLRNHGVEFLQVPDSYYEDLRSRVGDIEEEIEQLKMLGILVDRDEEGYLLQIFTKPIEPRPTMFFEIIQRKGAKSFGKGNFKALFEAIEREQILRGTL; from the coding sequence ATGCTACTTCAAGAAACTCAAAATATTACCGATCAAAAAAATGATTTCCTACCAATCAATGGCACAGACTACATTGAATTATATGTAGGAAACTGCAAACAAGCTGCCCATTATTACCAAACAGCATTTGGTTTTCAACCTTTAGCTTATGCAGGTTTAGAAACTGGTCTCCGTGACAGAGAAAGTTACGTTGTTCAACAAGGTAAAATTAGATTAGTATTAACTTCTCCTTTACACGGAAATACTGAAATTGGACGTCACATTGACCAACATGGCGATGGTGTAAAGGTTGTTGCCCTTTGGGTTGATGATGCCAGCGATGCTTACTACGAGACCATTTCTCGTGGAGCGAAGCCTTACTTTGAACCCGTTGTTGAAGAGGATGAAAATGGAAAAGTGGTTCGTTCAGGTATTCATACTTACGGTGATACTGTTCATATTTTTGTAGAAAGAAATGCCTATAAAGGTATCTTTTTACCAAATTTCCGACCTTGGAATCCAGTTTATCGCCCTGCTCCAGTTGGTTTGAAGTATATTGACCACATTGTTGGGAATGTAGGTTGGAATGCCATGAACGAGTGGGTAAATTTCTATTCAAACGTGATGGGTTTCAATCAGTTGGTAAGTTTTGATGACAAAGATATTTCTACCGAATATACCGCTTTGATGAGCAAGGTGATGTCGAATGGTAATGGTCGAATCAAATTTCCAATTAACGAACCAGCCGAGGGGAAAAAACGCTCACAAGTTGAAGAATACTTAGATTTTTATGAGGGTGCTGGCGTACAACATTTGGCGGTTGCTACTGATGATATTATTACAACGGTTACGCACTTGCGAAACCATGGTGTTGAATTTTTACAAGTACCAGATAGCTACTACGAAGATTTGCGAAGTAGAGTTGGAGATATTGAAGAAGAAATCGAACAACTTAAAATGCTAGGAATCTTGGTTGACCGTGATGAAGAAGGATATTTACTTCAAATTTTCACTAAACCAATCGAACCACGTCCAACAATGTTCTTTGAAATTATTCAAAGAAAAGGGGCAAAATCATTCGGAAAAGGCAATTTCAAAGCCCTTTTTGAAGCAATTGAACGTGAACAAATCTTAAGAGGAACGTTATAG
- a CDS encoding homogentisate 1,2-dioxygenase: protein MPIYHKLGKIPAKRHIQFEKPDSSLYYEQLFGTIGFDGMASLMYHIHRPTQVMQILESQDLTPKSANTHNMMMRKFIGFNVEPKDDFLESREPMMFNKDCIIGMAAPKKSLRDYFYKNADSDELLFIHKGSGTLRTQLGNISFEYGDYLIIPRGMIYQIDFDTEDNRIFYVESHSPIYTPKRYRNHFGQLLESSPFCERDYKLPEVLETFDQKGEFLIKIKKQHQLHQLVYQYHPFDVVGYDGYNYPWGFSIHNFEPITGRIHQPPPVHQTFQTDAFVVCSFCPRLYDYHPKAIPAPYNHSNIDSDEVIYYVDGDFMSRNDIAKGHITIHPGGIPHGPHPGAMERSIGKKETHELAVMVDTFRPLMITENAMKYDDGKYFQSWID from the coding sequence CCCGATAGTAGTTTATACTACGAACAATTGTTTGGGACAATTGGCTTCGATGGAATGGCTTCATTGATGTATCACATTCATCGACCAACGCAAGTGATGCAAATCCTTGAAAGTCAAGACTTAACACCAAAATCAGCAAATACGCACAACATGATGATGCGTAAGTTTATTGGTTTTAATGTGGAACCCAAAGATGATTTTCTTGAAAGTCGTGAGCCGATGATGTTCAATAAAGATTGCATCATTGGTATGGCTGCTCCGAAAAAGTCATTACGAGACTATTTTTATAAAAATGCCGATTCAGATGAGCTGTTGTTTATCCATAAGGGTTCGGGAACACTTCGTACTCAACTTGGGAACATTAGTTTTGAATATGGAGATTATTTGATTATTCCGAGAGGAATGATTTATCAGATTGATTTTGATACAGAAGACAATCGAATTTTTTATGTCGAATCCCATTCGCCAATTTATACGCCAAAACGTTACCGAAATCATTTTGGACAACTCCTTGAAAGTTCGCCTTTTTGCGAAAGAGATTATAAACTTCCAGAAGTTTTAGAAACATTCGACCAAAAAGGTGAATTTCTAATTAAAATAAAAAAACAACATCAACTTCATCAATTAGTTTACCAATATCATCCTTTCGATGTAGTTGGTTATGACGGTTACAATTATCCTTGGGGCTTCTCAATTCATAATTTTGAGCCAATAACTGGTCGAATTCACCAACCACCGCCAGTACATCAAACTTTTCAAACTGATGCTTTTGTAGTTTGCTCATTTTGCCCGAGGCTTTACGATTATCATCCAAAAGCCATTCCAGCACCATATAATCACTCAAATATTGACTCCGATGAAGTAATTTATTATGTAGATGGAGATTTTATGAGTAGAAATGATATTGCCAAAGGCCATATTACCATTCATCCTGGCGGAATTCCGCATGGACCACATCCGGGAGCAATGGAGCGAAGCATTGGTAAAAAGGAAACGCATGAATTGGCTGTCATGGTTGATACTTTCCGCCCATTGATGATTACTGAAAATGCCATGAAATATGATGATGGCAAATATTTTCAGAGTTGGATAGATTAG